The following proteins are encoded in a genomic region of Cataglyphis hispanica isolate Lineage 1 chromosome 1, ULB_Chis1_1.0, whole genome shotgun sequence:
- the LOC126848358 gene encoding ESF1 homolog, giving the protein MDEMLKDARFAHIAKDPKFRRIPKAERKVKIDHRFKDMFKDKKFTVKYTIDKRGRPINQTTIENLRKYYDLSSSEDEDASMPSTNKKDDKTKEIKDIKKAKGKKKSIKKIESSSVKDPSDKKSENDQSNDTCTTSNRDLPQIKPNEKCSDDESNNESLDNNEIEHTESIQKEFSQLDCDENEKQLHTRRENESGRLTSEIKERLKDLSVNYARGEGVLLTDSSSEEELSETSDIEEEIEHNWGELDKEAETTDEITNRLAICNMDWDRIRAVDLMILLNSFLPSGGLIHSVIIYPSEFGQKRMKEEEISGPIELKSEDVNSEDEIGDDNEEGATYHMEKLRQYQLNRLKYYYAVAEFDSAETANKVYIECDGIEYESTATKLDLRFVPSDMTFDQEPKEICTEIPELAKYEPRQFTTTALQQVKVQLTWDETNVDRQEFTQKLNSGKLQDIDENDLQTYLASGSEDDSEEKEDIIDRNNDNLESEVNDDSIGKYKSLLKSIEEEEEAKKNKDVELEFTWGLGTKEKAEKLVKERLKNKEELTPFEQFLEKRKAKKKAKREEKKLKEESQKSDLEDSLPSDVDINEKYFAEEFKNRKLSHRNRKKDKDTNDIDSSNEQEENQRKAELELLLMDQDEDGKKHFNMKQIEENATMSKSKRKRLNKKKNVQEEIKDDDFEVNVKDPRFAALFTSHHFNIDPADPHYRKTKGTEALVSEKLKRRADNEARTEDNKQFKKPRTNEKLSTELQALVKSVKKKTQNISQPIKG; this is encoded by the exons ATGGATGAAATGTTGAAAGACGCGCGTTTCGCGCATATCGCGAAAGATCCGAAATTTCGACGCATTCCCAAGGCTGAAAGGAAAGTCAAGATTGATCATCGATTTAAAGATATGTTTAAGGATAAAAAGTTTACTGTGAAATATACTATTGATAAGCGTGGTAGACCGATCAATCAGACTACTATTGAAAATCTTAGGAAATATTATGATCTATCTAGCAGCGAAGATGAAGATGCATCTATGCCatctacaaataaaaaagatgacaagacgaaagaaataaaggacataaaaaaagcaaagggCAAAAAGAAGtcgataaagaaaattgaatcaaGCTCAGTAAAAGATCCCTCGGACAAAAAAAGTGAGAATGATCAGAGCAATGATACTTGTACTACGAGTAATAGAGATTTACCTCAAATTAAaccaaatgaaaaatgttccgATGATGAATCTAATAATGAATCTTTAGATAATAATGAGATTGAACATACTGAATCTATTCAGAAAGAATTTTCCCAATTAGATTgtgatgaaaatgaaaaacagtTGCATACaagaagagaaaatgaaagTGGCAGACTTACAAgtgaaattaaagaaagattgaAAGATCTGAGTGTGAATTATGCTAGAGGTGAAGGTGTCTTGTTGACTGATAGTTCTTCAGAAGAAGAATTATCTGAAACTAgtg ataTTGAGGAAGAAATTGAACATAATTGGGGTGAATTAGACAAAGAAGCTGAAACAACAGATGAGATTACAAATAGATTAGCCATTTGTAATATGGATTGGGATAGAATACGTGCTGTAGACTTAATGATTttgttaaattcatttttaccCAGTGGAGGACTTATCCACTCagttata atttatccATCAGAGTTTGGTCAGAAACGAATGAAGGAGGAAGAGATCAGTGGGCCAATAGAACTAAAAAGTGAAGATGTTAATAGTGAAGACGAAATTGGGGATGAT AATGAGGAAGGTGCAACATATCATATGGAGAAATTGAGACAGTATCAATTAAAtcgattgaaatattattatgctgTTGCTGAGTTTGATTCTGCTGAAACagcaaataaagtatatatagaaTGTGATGGAATTGAATATGAATCGACTGCAACTAAATTAGACCTCAGATTTGTACCAAGTGATATGACATTTGATCag GAACCTAAAGAGATATGTACTGAGATACCAGAACTTGCAAAATATGAACCAAGACAATTTACGACAACCGCTTTACAACAAGTTAAAGTACAATTAACATGGGATGAAACAAATGTAGACAGGCAAGAGTTTACTCAAAAGTTGAATTCTGGAAAATTACAGGATATTGACGAAAACGATCTACAGACATACCTAGCGAGTGGTAGCGAAGATGATTCAG aggaAAAGGAAGATATAATTGACAGAAACAATGATAATTTGGAGTCAGAAGTAAATGATGATTCAATTGGAAAGTATAAATCTTTACTAAAATCtattgaagaagaagaagaggcaAAGAAGAACAAGGATGTCGAATTGGAATTTACATGGGGCTTAGGCACCAAAGAAAAGGCTGAGAAATTggttaaagaaagattaaaaaataaagaagaactCACGCCTTTTGAGCAGTTTCTAGAGAAACGTAAAGCGAAAAAGAAAGctaagagagaagaaaagaagctTAAAGAGGAAAGTCAAAAAAGTGATTTAGAAGACTCTTTGCCATCTGATGTtgatataaatgagaaatattttgcagaagaatttaaaaacagaaaattatctcataggaatagaaaaaaagataaggatACTAATGATATAGATTCATCGAATGAACAGGAAGAAAATCAACGTAAAGCCGAATTAGAATTACTTCTGATGGATCAAGACGAGGATGGCAAAAAGCATTTCAATATGAAGCAAATTGAGGAAAATGCTACTATGTCGAAATCTAAACGAAAACGtctcaacaaaaaaaagaatgtgcaAGAGGAAATAAAAGATGACGATTTTGAAGTTAATGTCAAAGATCCGAGATTTGCCGCTTTGTTTACATCACATCATTTCAATATTGATCCTGCAGATCCACATTACAGAAAGACAAAAGGTACAGAAGCTTTAGTTAGTGAAAAGTTAAAGAGGAGAGCTGATAATGAAGCACGTACAGAAgat aataagcaatttaaaaagccaagaacaaatgaaaaattatcgacGGAATTACAAGCACTGGTTAAGTctgttaagaaaaaaacacaGAATATTTCACAACCAATAAAAGGATAG